tattacataacaGCGGTccgaccgcggcttcgcccgctttgtctaaaacctaatctatacaatatattaaagctaaagagtttgtttgtttgaacgcgctaatctcaggaactactggtccgatttgaataattctttctgtgttagatagtccattcatcgaggaaggctataatattatatcttcacgctaagatcaacaggagcggagtgaaaccgcgaagcgcagctagtaaattatatattaaaaccttcctcttgaatcactctatctattaaaaacaccacatcaaaatccgagGGTGTgatccgttaaaatctttaatttctaaatgtacataatagtcgtgtaaaatcaaacaatagaaaataatacattttacatcATAATTTCACCATTTAAAAAATCCATTTAGCTCTTAAcctactaaaattattaatttttcaatactttAAAATCATTACCTCTTGAAGCATCGTCAGTCTTCGGGCTGGTTCTATCCTGGTCCAACTTGATCACAATATTGGGGTATGGGGTATTCATTCTGTATGGACATTGTGTGTAGTATAGCTGATTGACCCCCGTGGGGCAAGGGGCTAAGTTCGGGTGGGCGAAGGCAAGGAGTAACTCTGAAAGAAGATATTTAGAGGTcacattttcaaattattctttctttgacaatattataaagtttaaaagttttttttatttaccaagTAACTAagtaatagataatatttaatctactagtgttaattatctttataagtatttatttaaaaatgatatatctatgtttatcagccatctagTTTcccacaagcgaaagcttagtatgggatcagatcgtgtcgtgtgtgaaaattgtcctgaaaataTTTTCGCGGCCCGGATATaagaattaaaagtaaaataaacaaaaaaaaaattgttttttaagaGCCTCTTCCTCTTTTGGaaacatagataaaaaatacgcATACCACAGACTACTAAACATTTATTACGCATACTGGAAAAGCGACCTCTAgtgaattaaatgtaaaacttacGTGTCAAAAGAACACCCAAGTGAAGATACATTTTTGATTCAGCTACAGAACTCTTCTGAAATGAATCGAATgcgtaattttttattgaagtaaTATTCCATGGACAATAACGAATTAATTGGATTTGCTGttataattcaaaaaattgttttttaaacaattcacTGTTAATTTCTACTCATTACTCATACGAATACGTAAAAGGTTATTTTGATGACTAAAACGAGGAGAGACTTGACAATCTATATTTTAAGGATGCTATTTACTAAGAACTTCTtctactttataattatttttaaacgattACGCAGGAAAGAGTACCTATAGATATCTAAACtcaacatacctacctaaaaaagaaacatattatatcaatattcTGTTCATTAagctttttgtttatttgtttgaacgcactaatctcagtaactacaggtccgatttgacaaattctttcggtgttagatagcccatttatcgaggaaggctataggctatatatcatgcacgcttagaccaacacgagcggagcaatgcgggtaaaaccgcgggtaCAGCTAGTATGATATACATTTAGACCTACATGGTATAACATTTTAACAAGATTATGAATGACattgtatagatttattggcttatctacctatttatatgataatataataaaaatataatttttaggtttttatggcattcaaatgctttataaatataaatttataaacatctcaatagatggcgtgcGGTGAGTCCCTTTagacacataaaataaaactgaaagaatagaataaattctcTTCTTCGATtgctctggcgggtcacgagtggctgagttggtcaagcatccgccccggaaaggcgcgaaggatgcgggttcgagtcccgcctcgtgatcgaattttttctattctttataaatttatataaaatataataaagtaaatttaataaaactagcTGACACAAATAATCATATCAATTCGGtcaagccgtttcggaggactTTTCTTGTAATGACTatgatacaaaaattatataggtacatatagttatttagttataaatgcgaaaatttgAATGGATTAATATGTATGGATGATTTTTACTGTACTGTACTGTTTATACTGTTACTGTTTTGATGAAACTTTTGTAGTGTCTTACATATCTAAAGGAATACATAGCTTCACGAATGAAAAGATGGaaaaagctagtttaaaataattaatgatataaaatgtttCTGAAAGTGAACATGtaagttcataatataatttataattactattttCTCTTTCGCTCACAGCTCCATAAACGTATTCTTCCAATATCACAGGTTGTCTGGTAGAAATCACTTGTAAGTGATAAGACCGCCTTTTGTACATTGTTCCTATGTGCTGTTTTCTTctctgttattttatttggtgtgcaataaagaattaattattattttttacaggtAAGAAAACTACGACATGTGCAGATGGTACGgtttattatagattttttagCAGAAATTggaaatcaaattaaaatattaatgtgcTTTTAGATACATAAACTTCTCTTTATAACAGAAATGAATTGCCAAATGCGTTGCTTAGCGTAAAATTCGAACACTCAACTGTTTTTTGGTACAAGGACCAAGTtaggttcttatggagagaaaacacGATAAAGTGCAGAACAACGTCTGCTGGGCGAGttagtatacaatatatttacgtactagctttctgcccgcggcttcacccgcttttcctaatccatactaatattataaatgcgaaagtaactctgtctgtctgtcacgttactcaatcacgccttaactactcaaccaatttgcatgaaatttggtatagagatattttgatacccgagaaaggacgtaggctactttttaccccgggaaataggatagatttttcccagaaatcccacgggaacgggaactatgcgggtttttctttgactgcgcgggcgaagctgcgggtggaaagctagtacctaataaattatctactaAAACCATTTGCGAGAATCTATCTATTCAAAAATCGCATCTAattccgttgcgtagtttttaagatttaagccTAAATACGGACGGACAGACAGCTACAGCGAATTTATTGTATCCGATGTAGTGATTATGTACTATGTATTAACTTATTATATGTACCACGTGAGAGAAGCCACGGCATCACCATAGCAATCTAACCAACCTacctaaaaatctaaaaatcaTCAAGATATCAACTAATTAATACTCAGGATGTTttcaaaaaacatttttcaattaaattccATTTTGCGTAATGCTATGAACCATAAAATGGGTATATAAAGTGGTATGAGTGGTACGAAACCACATAGAAGTGGTACAATGGCGAAGCAAATGTTGGTATTAATcggtaagttatttttttttctttttattaatatactagctgttgcccgcagcttcgcttgcttggaaaatataagttttcatggtataagttttcatcccctattttacccctttaggggatgaattttctaaaatcctttcttaggggacgcctacgctatgacatctacctgcatgccaaatttcggaccgatacgtccagtggtttgggctgtgcgttgatagatcactatatcggtcacctttgagttttatatatacatatatagatgtCTGTACTATTAAATagattatttgtttgttactattaactcaaaaactacttgaTCGATTTCACTTGTAGAAAGCtacgttatttttaagttatatagatttaaataatgcttttattaatattattgatctacttaaataatgtttatccagtgaaataatattaaaaatcggACATGTAGTTTTTGCATAGAGCGTTCaaccaaatattttaagtaagaatATTAgcgtatctatacatataataaatctgtagaaaggtcaattctgtacattgaaaatattgaaaaaataaatagcagggggtgttactggatcgataccaaacccaaaatgtgtgtttaaaaattgtttatcttTCTGTAtttctgtctgtatgtgaaggcttcacgtaaaaactaactGTTCGAtagaatactttttatcccggaaaaatacgtagaaaaaaaaaatcttaatcttTCCGCGCTGACGGAGtagcgggcggaagctagtttaatataaaagtcTACATTAAATCTATCACATTACAGCTTGCTTCAGCCTAGCAGCCAGCAACCCGCTGGGCCAAACGGTATGCGAGCATACCATGCTGCCCAGTATTCTACCAAAAACTCCCATCTACGACCAGGGAATTATATCGCTTCTATCCTATTTGGCATCTCTGAGCATCCCTGCACAGTTACCATATGGAAATGTTGGAATTTCGACTACAGTGTACGATCCTACGGCTAATTTGGGGAATTTAGGCGCTCTGGGCACTTTAGGTAACCCTCTAGGCGCTTTAGGAAACCCTCTAGGTGCTTTAGGTAACCCTCTAGGCACTTTAGGAAACTTAGGCAGTTTGGGCACTTTAGGAAACTTAGGTAGTTTGGGCACTTTAGGAAACCTGGGCAATTTGGGTTCGAATTTAGGTGCCGGATATCCTGGTATATCTTACCTaccatataataatatattatcacaaCTACAGTTACAAGCCAGTCAGCAACCTACAACAACAATATGTGAAACTGCTACGAGTAATTTAGGCATGCCAGGCAATATACTTGAAACTTCACCCATCATGCCATACCCTGGCATCTCTAATATGCCCATGCCATGCCCTATACACGCTACTATAAGCGAAAGCATGCCAACCACAACTGTATGCGAAACAACGCCAGTAGTATCCATTCCTAATTGGCTTATAAACTATCTCTTGCAAATGCAAGTACCTCAACCCAACCCTATACAAACTACAGTGTGTGAAACATCTATGCCTtcaaatatacctataaacATTCCTATCTCAAACCTACCTGTAACTGGAATGCCCATGTCAACTTTGCCCATGACAATGCCAAACTTACCTATATCAAATATGCCTGTAGCTGGTATTTCGATGTCAAATATGCAACTACCTATGCCATTACAGGGACTGCCAGTGACAATtcaaatagtttaaaaaaacaaaagaatagACAACAGAATgttgcataaaataaaaaaggaagAAAGAAGTTTGatctacatttaaaaaaaaatatgcttgTGTCTatggtttaaatttaaattttcgttCGTAAAATTTTTCCAACATGGCGGATATTTCACGGATagatttatcaaaattaagtATTGTTTTATGCAACATTACCGAGCTTAATGGCAGAAAAACCGCGAGAATTATGGATTCCGAATTCTACTTAATAATGCgctcataaattaaaaacgagGCGGCTATTTTTGCTAATTCTCTGTTTATTTTTGCAATTGCATGTGAATTATAATCAATTTTCCAgctgatgttttattttgttgttaaaagttttagtatctgttttatcttaaaaatatattacaatgtAAACTGTTGCAGATTATTGTGGAATTAATACTGTTtgcattttttaaaagaatagaaaaagcGATTagatattctttaaaaaaattcaaatatctaaaaacatttaatgaaataaagatgaaaatatgtttttggaATTAATAACTACtcaataaatatgttattttaacaaaattaattgaatcagtaataaataagtcgcgtcaccaaaaatataaattatatattttatctacttgcttgtatgttatatgtattatctcaaataaatttacttatgtatcgattttgtgtttttcatttatttcattttacgcATTATCTTTTTTGACATCCTTtgcaatgtttattttttaaatttttacctTTTTCGAGTTGGATAGGTATATGATATGTTTGAATACATGATTATAATTTTGGACTGTTTTCTCTCATTTTATAAAAGGACAAGATTTTTGGTAAGTGTCCAGGTTTTAATGATTACACTCAAACTGCTTAGCTGATCAATGTTTCTTCATTCCTGAGTaatgctttatttttttagtttatcatATAAGTCTGTTTTcaactatatttattaacttcaaCATATAATTTGTAGAAACCTCGTTTAGCAACGGTTAGTTTTtgatcattttaattattttacgcCCATATTTCAgctaaataagtttttattacacTAGTTATATCAATTATCAATATCTATTTAACAACATATTCGAGTAAAGAAGAATGACCACGGGTGGTATCGATAAAAGTTTAGTTGTGCCACGtattcgtgatattgttaattcctatttgtatttataatgatcataaTTATGTGTAACTATTAAGTCTTAATTTATACCGGATAAATTGAAgtaaagtaaaagtttttgttttgaaacatccaatttgatttaatttgctctataaaaataaagggtcaaaaataaaactacaataTGCTTGAAAAAATACCCGttatatatttcaaatcacaACACGTTTACAAACATAGCTtcacatatacataatattatattatattatttacccCTTACAAGGGGGAATTACCCCTGGCATAGACAAGGGGGCAGCGGGGGGCAGGGGGGTGGACAGGGAGGGGGTGGACAGGGACAGGGGTTGTATATACTGATACGGGCACAACCGCACGCACGTATGGGGGTTGTCGGGTTCGGTCGGAAGCAGATGACTGGGGGTTGTGGGATGATCAGTTTTGGGGGTTGCACGACTAAAGCTGCTGGTGGGGGTGGGAACACCTTTTGGGGTTGTACCTGTAAAgaagtttttaaatgtttagttCTGTAGCATGCaatgtttttttgtatgtaaattttcatgttttataTATGAATGTAATAGTTGTTTAGGAAAGATATAATGTAAGCTTATTAATCTGTGAGGCGTGAACtcacaaataaatactatAGAACCTATAAATAATGTAGCCGTAAAAATAATCTTCTGTCTATGAAATTAtacagttttaatttgtttctaATTATGCAATGTTAATGAAAGTCAGTTCTTTTGATATTTACACAAAAAGGTTGTGTGGCAAAAAATACTTAACAGCTTTCagtgtaattataattttctagGTAATCTACGAAACCTTTTCTGAAATaccatacaatatattatattctttctAATATGTCATTCATATTTTGCCTGATAGCTAGACGTATTAGACATAAAGTCAATGCAAACCAGTAGAGTTACGTTTGTAACTTAGTTTTCTTCAATGAATCATATTTATAGATACATAATTTGTCGatttatgattttgacagggATCGAagaataaattgtttaaaaattcattttttttaatgctaaATTTACACTACCCAAACATCGTTGATTTTCAGTCTGCCCCTTTATCCAAGGcatgtagttttaaaattatttttaagctcattaaattgaatattaactTACCCTGATCGGTGGAATCTTAGGCGGCACAACAGGCGCTGGTCGCACAACTATTGGCCTTGGTTGTGGAGGGTACACCAGCGCTGGTTGGACCTGTATCGGCGCGGGGGTCGGGGGTTGCACGGGCGGGGGTTTCACGTATATAGGTGCAGGGGTCGGGGGTTGGACGGGCCCGGGTTTGACGTAGATCACCGGGGGGCTGGGAGGGGTTACCGTGCCCGGACGGACCACGATGGGAGCCGGGCGTGGGAAGCGGATTTGACCTGGTTTTACGAGGACGGATcctggaaataaataaatatgaaatacagtacagattaaaaaaaaaaatcttatttgattcgtgtttatcatacaaatttccttctttttaaaaataacaattgaaATAACAAGCTAAGTTATATAGAAAATTGTTCTCACGATTTAGATATTAATAAgcacaaaaaataatactattaCAAATTCAACTTATTTTTCGAAAAAGTAGAGGTCTAAACGAGTTACAAATATTCTAAGCTTCTTTgagttttttataaaacttataaccAAAAACTTAAAACTCTTACCATAAGGCGCTTGCCCATAAATATAATTGACGTCCGGTTCATTAGGATTGCAAGGTCGTATTTCCACCACGTCATGGCCACAGGGGTCCGGTATCGGTTCCGGGCATGGTTCCGGGCAGGGGTTAGGTTCCGGGCATGGTTCTGGGCAGGGGTTCGGTGGTGGACATGGTTCTGGGCAGGGGTCGCACGGATATTGGGGGTCCGGTACTGGCTGTGCGAACGCCGCGCCCAGAAGGAGAACTGTAGtagaatttagatatattttatacagataTATTTACAAGATATTATTGTTAATGGTATATGTAGtaggtatacagggtgtcccactattggtatttagtataccaacagtggaacaccctgtataataatcAAAACTTATAAACAAGCATATAACCCACAAACTCATAAAAGCATAACAGCTTAGACACTCGTGGCACATACGACTATTTGGAATTATTCCAAGCAATAGGAACAATATTTTTGGCAAGACACAACCATACGACtttgttgttgtttaatttacaattttgtgtGAATAAAGTTTATTGTTCTATACATAGTAAAAAGTTGCTGGGCCTTTACAAGTGGCAGAGACGACAATGAAAAGAAACTTCTATcgctataataattattgacataaaactcatgaaattattttaagaaagtGTTAAATGTGTGATTGATATCCTAAAAAGtaaagaatatttaattatattttttttatgactgACTGGATGACATTTTTTGTTCGAGGTCAgtaatcggaccagtagttcctgagattagcgcgttcacacaaacaaaccaactcttcatatttataatattatattagtatagatttggcACTACATTATTATACTTGGCATTAAGTCATTGACAGTTTTCAACTGTGCCTTCAACGAGCATCGAACCTGCAACCCATTATATGTTAAGCTAGTAAGTATGCTGTCCATTTGGAAGCTCGCCAACTTGAATTTGGCACTAAACAGTCATAGCGTTTGAAAGTATAGCTTAAGTGATGGAATTTAGGTTAATAGATAGgctagattataatattatcactacatacttAGTATAAACTAGAGTCACTTCCCgcgtctgtatgtatgtaagcTTAGCTCTTTTaaactacacaacggatttAGATGCAGTTTTTTAATGGTAGATGattagagtgattcaagagcaaggttttaatttataattaattaggttttaGGCAAAGGAGGCAAAgctgcgggcggtaagctagttaatattataaattttgtaatagagTTTATAgtagattataattataagtacttactaTGTTTTTGAAGAAATAAAGTGAAAGACTGAATATTACTCGAACAATCggataaaaagttaatttaaacaaaatgtaaTGCACAAAACTgcaattaaacatattttgtcaaaaaaaaattaccaaaaaaaaattgtcaaaaatGAGATAAGTCCCATATTAACTTacgtaaacaaaaaataactgcCAATGTAAGTTATTTCtacaaaaattttgatttttttctataaaaaatcgaaaaaaataaaaacaattttgctCACCAGATAACCACTTCAACGCACCCCTAGCCATGATCGTCTGATGAATATAACGAAAattctacatttttatatatttaataaaataaatattattaaaataaaatcaaccaGTGTGACCGCACAATTTTATATGCTTTAAATTCGTAAACTATCACATTTCGTTACGGTCATGGAAGGATGgacatctttataatattttgaattttttgtaacgtattttttttgtctattgTGTATTGTACCTTTGTGtatgcccgtggtacatatttcgcaataaaagttagcctatgttcttttttAGGGTCTAAACTAAAggttgtctgtgccaaatttcatcaatatcggttgagaggtttaagcagGAAAGCGTttacagacagagttactttcgtattaataatattagtagggattaaAAGAATATTCTACTAATCTTATCCTActataattaatcaattaattaattagtacttatttattataaatgcgaaagtttatgaggatgtatgtgtgtgtatgtatgtttgttgttcACGCAAATATTTCTGAACCGatcacaatgaaatttagcacacatatagagggtaacttggattaatacataggataggttttatctcggaaattccacgggagcgggaactatatgggtttttctttgaaaacgcgggtgaagccgcgggcggaaagccagtaaaaaatatactatataatagcTTAGTAGCTAGGtactgaaaaaatattgtagtaatgaatagtgattttatttttcttgcaaTGTGTCCGTAGCATGCAGGTAGTATGCTACGGACATGACAATATGTAGTGATTCTTGCAATGTCAATTTTAATCTAAAACTGTATGTTGCCGTCAGTTTAAAAACtgaacaagtgataactgcgttaaaaacaaccgacttcaaacttgcacttgcaacatttacaaatacagacaaaaatgctcataaaatataaactactgggcctatccgaataaaatttttatgggaccaattcgacaccattccgaatcaaacaatcaaaaagaatcacgtaaatcggttcacaccacattttgcgattcatttttatagtataaaagaTGTACTATCATCTCGCCAGAAATTTCTCGAGTacttaaaatctaataagacattataaagaggaaacattatatttttgtttttttactgATTAAACTCCAAAGAAAAATTACCAATTTTAAAACTcattgtatatattttgattatatACAGAAGtttcattattattgattCCCAAGTACCTAACATAGGCTTCATttttaactagatttccgcccgcggcttcgcccgcgtttgcaaaggaaaacccgcatagttcccgttcccgtgggatttccgggataaaaactatcctatgtgttagtccaagttaccctctatatgtgtgctaaatttcattgtaatcggttcagtagtttttacctacgtgaaagagtaacaaacatccatacatccatacaaactttcgcctttataatatatattagactagcggtccgccccggcttcgcccgtggtacatgtttacgttttctctacataagaaccatcctcgtacttcaaggaatataataaaaaaagaattatcgaaatcggttcagccgttctcgagttatggaattacaacgaaaagtggcattgatttttatatattagatattagatagatGCAGGTCGGGTAAAACCTGGGCTAACGGCTAGTTTAGAACATTGTTTAAATTGCTACAATCTATGTTAGCTATTGATTTATACTATGGTATGTATCATGATagtctatacttaatattataaagctgaaaagtttgtttatttgaacgcgctaatctcgaaactactggtccgatttgaaaatttatttcggtgttagatagcccatttatcgaggaaggctataggctatatatcataacgccaacaggagcggagcaatgcgggttaaaccgcggagcacagctagttttcaataattatttagctTTTTTCTCTACCGCTTTTGGTAAAAACCCTATATATTTGCATTCTTATCTTTCATGTCACGTTGTGCATAGTTCGTTAGTTTGTTTGCTTTACTGTTTGTCATCGTTACCGCTAATATCAAgagaaaaggaaaaaaataattcagagACAATACAAATATTGGGTGCACAGTGCACACATCAccacatagtataaaacaaagtcgctttctctgtccctatgtccctttgtatgcttaaatctttaaaactacgcaacggattttgatgcggtttttttaaatagatagagtgattcaagaggaaggttttagtatataatttactaggttttagacaaagggGGCGATGCCGCGGTCGGTAAGCTTGTTTGttgtatttcaataatgaATAGAATTTCGCctacgttttcaaagaaaaacccgcatagttcccgttcctgtgggatttccgggataaaaagcctatctcttattctgggtcttcagctacctacataccaaatttcattgttatcggtTCAGTGGTATTTACGTGAAAAACTAACAAACATCTATCTATCTTCACAACctttaacatttataatattagtagttaGGATAGTaggatttttcatttttttattattatttatcagaagatatattataggtaaCAATTTATTCCTTTTATCAGTTCCACAGCATAcaaatctttataaatttaacaaaggaggtaaataaaaatgtgtttttattctgcatattttattctatacacatataaataaagtaaagcTACATTTGTAAACATTCACACAATCGAAACAAATAACGggcatttaaattaatataattcaataatcCATTTACTTcgccatgtttttttttttgagatcTGTCACCGTTTGACTTTGACAGATAAAATAGCGGGAAATGTTTATCTGTACACTTCTACTactatttataacaattaagtaattattataattactaaattgtaaaatagatgttaaaaaatattttacgtagTTATTCTGAAGTATACCGATGTACCCtagattataaaattttatctgtCAAGTTATGGCGGTTTAATATTCGCATGGGCACGGGCAAGGAGGGGGACATGGTGGGGGGCATGGAGGGGGACAAGGAGGGGGGCACGGGTCGTAGCA
The Colias croceus chromosome 30, ilColCroc2.1 genome window above contains:
- the LOC123704560 gene encoding uncharacterized protein LOC123704560, coding for MSGTKPHRSGTMAKQMLVLIACFSLAASNPLGQTVCEHTMLPSILPKTPIYDQGIISLLSYLASLSIPAQLPYGNVGISTTVYDPTANLGNLGALGTLGNPLGALGNPLGALGNPLGTLGNLGSLGTLGNLGSLGTLGNLGNLGSNLGAGYPGISYLPYNNILSQLQLQASQQPTTTICETATSNLGMPGNILETSPIMPYPGISNMPMPCPIHATISESMPTTTVCETTPVVSIPNWLINYLLQMQVPQPNPIQTTVCETSMPSNIPINIPISNLPVTGMPMSTLPMTMPNLPISNMPVAGISMSNMQLPMPLQGLPVTIQIV
- the LOC123704577 gene encoding leucine-rich repeat extensin-like protein 3, giving the protein MARGALKWLSVLLLGAAFAQPVPDPQYPCDPCPEPCPPPNPCPEPCPEPNPCPEPCPEPIPDPCGHDVVEIRPCNPNEPDVNYIYGQAPYGSVLVKPGQIRFPRPAPIVVRPGTVTPPSPPVIYVKPGPVQPPTPAPIYVKPPPVQPPTPAPIQVQPALVYPPQPRPIVVRPAPVVPPKIPPIRVQPQKVFPPPPAALVVQPPKLIIPQPPVICFRPNPTTPIRACGCARISIYNPCPCPPPPCPPPCPPLPPCLCQG